The following are encoded together in the Plasmodium reichenowi strain SY57 chromosome 3, whole genome shotgun sequence genome:
- a CDS encoding ubiquitin-conjugating enzyme E2, putative — MSEVIVPRSFRLLDELERGQKGNVSEGVSFGLESADDITLSNWSCTIFGQPGTVFENRIYSLTIFCDDNYPDSPPTVKFDTKIEMSCVDNCGRVIKNNLHILKNWNRNYTIETILISLRQEMLSSANKRLPQPNEGEVYSNN; from the exons ATGAGTGAG GTAATTGTTCCAAGAAGTTTCAGATTATTAGATGAATTGGAAAGAGGACAAAAAGGAAACGTAAGTGAAGGTGTTTCCTTCGGACTTGAAAGTGCTGATGATATTACCTTGTCTAATTGGTCATGTACAATATTTGGTCAACCTGGTACCGTTTTTGAAAATCGAATTTATTCCCTCACAATTTTTtgtgatgataattatCCTGATTCACCCCCAACAGTCAAATTTGATACCAAAATTGAAATGTCCTGTGTCGACAATTGTGGAAGG GtcattaaaaataatttacatataCTTAAAAACTGGAATAGAAATTATACCATTGAAACCATTTTAATTTCCTTAAGACAAGAAATGTTGTCAAGTGCTAATAAGAGATTACCACAACCAAATGAAGGAGAAGTATATTCAAACAATTAa
- a CDS encoding P-loop containing nucleoside triphosphate hydrolase, putative, which produces MMKIFINNVNTYSGSCFCKTFDEIKNEKTTIYGTVDDHNLSKEDCIIYNYDNVKKIISKIPKDNIVKYILKCKLVIYDLHNTDLEEIEYVIRKLKYEKIKHNMTIILISSIMTWSKTKRKFIKKIVEENKEITKNQSNNITDKSGETNNNLEKKENQNIETKNEKTSKKKDKKKNENYNKNNKIVDHGVHNKQANIIKNEDAKSNIQEIHIEEIKKKEKILYIPQIFNEKDYLKRISSTHFDEYKSVETLMLSLNSMKNIKTHVVVSGLLYGNGENVFFSIFKNAWLSKDNHIIDKGDNYIPVIHIRGLCEYIKQLYISQSKKKYLIAVDNQYITQKEIIHTIASHLSGNMNFMHVSPHESIFYEHSEKLCVNLRFQCTNIYDDNEVDEQEKKKKLNKKNKNKNKNDEGDISDHHKEDNHSETDNNDSEKKESNTEDDNIDSEQNSSINMNNSNDGSENSSNSESNNNDDNVSNNSNEKKKGKNENNNLKETKNKNKNKYTNKRKNFITFHCQDGFINNISIIAKEFCEFRNLKNLKVLIIGQPGVGKTFIAKKICDHYNLIMCSINMLIDEYKKKTDYTFPKYYQEYINELDNEKKKNVTPKKLTLSDLCSLFYSKLENNECKFRGFVLDFFPRNYEEAKFFFDNYKMDVPEKEKEMRNRKRDEDDTNRKGNNKSKKKIKKKKSERNDKEEDDNDKDEDDNGKEEDDNDKDEDDNGKEEDDNDNDEDDEDDKDEDEDDEDEDDKDEEEDDKDKEEDDNDKEEDDNDIEEDDNDVEENDNIEDNDDEKISGNSENTNMLTHSDEESQSVKQMSNKKKKKKKKKKILENINKYIIMPEFVIILKSTEELCKKRMMNLPENEIIKGHNDEIGFERRHKKYINENCRNDYFEFDQKQSIEDYFIEHDIEVYTLNINENTLLEHILTNIYIFIEKNVKFNNFLPSTDEMLKNKLQEEQQILMDEKKKIKDIEDKVVLEEIKQNDDLIKAEKKRQQLLIKHQQQYIHNQSVPLRFYLIKNILPILTDALIYICKTKPKNPCLHIAQYLLENAHKYNIEEPNLENLQPEKEDEDNQLAEKPKDEK; this is translated from the coding sequence atgatgaaaattttCATCAATAATGTGAATACATACAGCGGTAGCTGCTTTTGTAAAACATTtgatgaaataaaaaatgaaaaaacTACAATATATGGAACTGTAGACGATCATAATTTATCTAAGGAGGACtgtataatttataattatgataatgtaaaaaaaataatatcgAAAATACCTAAAGATAATATcgtaaaatatattttgaaatgTAAACTTGTCATATATGATCTACACAATACAGATTTAGAAGAAATAGAATATGTCATTAGAAAGcttaaatatgaaaaaataaaacataatatGACTATTATTCTTATCTCTTCTATTATGACCTGGAGTAAAACCAAAAGaaaattcataaaaaaaattgtagaagaaaacaaagaaataacaaaaaatcaatctaataatattacaGATAAATCAGGtgaaacaaataataatttagaaaagaaagaaaatcaaaatattgaaacaaaaaatgaaaaaacaagtaaaaaaaaagataagaaaaagaatgaaaattataataaaaataataaaattgtaGATCATGGCGTACATAATAAACAAgcaaatattataaaaaatgaagatgCTAAATCAAATATTCAAGAAATTCATATTGAGgaaattaagaaaaaagaaaaaattttatatattcctcAAATATTCAATGAAAAagattatttaaaaagaatatcATCTACTCATTttgatgaatataaaagtGTCGAAACGCTTATGTTATCACTTAATTctatgaaaaatataaaaacacATGTTGTAGTATCAGGGTTGCTATATGGTAATGGagaaaatgtttttttctCTATATTCAAAAATGCTTGGTTAAGTAAAGACAATCATATTATTGACAAAGGAGATAATTATATTCCTGTAATACATATTAGAGGTTTAtgtgaatatattaaacaattatatattagtCAATCCAAAAAAAAGTATCTTATAGCTGTTGATAATCAATATATTACTCAAAAAGAGATTATTCATACTATAGCTAGCCATCTTTCAGGGAACATGAATTTTATGCATGTGTCACCTCATGAATCCATTTTTTATGAACATTCAGAGAAATTATGTGTTAACTTGAGATTTCAGTGTACTAACATTTATGATGATAACGAAGTGGAtgaacaagaaaaaaagaaaaagttaaataaaaaaaataaaaataaaaataaaaatgatgagGGGGATATAAGTGATCATCATAAAGAAGATAATCATAGCGAAACGGACAATAATGATTCTGAGAAGAAAGAAAGCAACACCGAGGATGATAATATTGACAGTGAACAAAATAGTAGtattaatatgaataatagTAATGATGGTAGCGAAAATAGTAGTAATAGTGAGAGTaacaataatgatgataacgtttcaaataatagcaatgagaaaaaaaaaggaaaaaacGAAAATAATAATCTCAAAGAAAcgaaaaacaaaaataaaaataaatatacaaataaaaggaaaaattttattacatttcATTGCCAAGACGGATTCATTAATAACATCTCCATTATAGCAAAGGAATTTTGCGAATTTCGAAATTtgaaaaatttaaaagTTCTTATTATAGGGCAACCAGGTGTCGGAAAAACATTTATAgctaaaaaaatatgtgatcattataatttaattatgtgttctattaatatgttaattgatgaatataaaaagaaaacagATTATACATTTCCCAAATATTATcaagaatatataaatgaattagataatgaaaaaaagaaaaatgtaaCACCCAAAAAGTTAACTTTATCAGATCTTTGTTCACTATTTTATTCAAAATTGGAAAATAACGAGTGTAAATTTAGGGGATTTGTTTTGGACTTTTTCCCAAGGAATTATGAGGAAGctaaattttttttcgaCAACTACAAAATGGACGTGCCTGAAAAGGAGAAGGAGATGAGAAATCGTAAAAGGGATGAAGACGACACGAATCGaaaaggaaataataaaagtaaaaaaaagataaagaaaaagaagagTGAGAGGAATGATAAAGAGGAAGATGACAATGATAAGgatgaagatgataatGGTAAGGAGGAAGATGACAATGATAAGgatgaagatgataatGGTAAGGAGGAAGATGAcaatgataatgatgaagatgatgaagatgataaggatgaagatgaagatgatgaagatgaaGATGATAAGGATGAAGAGGAAGACGATAAGGACAAAGAGGAAGACGATAATGACAAAGAGGAAGACGATAACGATATCGAAGAAGATGATAACGATGTCGAAGAAAATGACAATATTGaagataatgatgatgaaaaaatcTCAGGAAATTCagaaaatacaaatatgtTGACACATAGCGATGAAGAATCACAAAGTGTTAAACAAATgtcaaataaaaaaaagaagaaaaagaaaaaaaaaaaaattctggaaaatataaataaatatattattatgcccgaatttgttattattttaaaatctACAGAAGAATTATGTAAAAAGAGAATGATGAATTTGCcagaaaatgaaataataaaaggaCATAATGATGAAATAGGTTTCGAAAGGagacataaaaaatatattaacgAAAATTGTAGAAATGATTATTTTGAATTTGATCAGAAACAAAGTATTGAAGATTATTTTATAGAACATGATATTGAAGTATATACActtaatataaatgaaaatacCTTATTAGaacatatattaacaaatatttatatatttattgaaaaaaatgtcaaatttaataatttcttaCCATCCACAGATGAAATgttaaaaaacaaattgCAGGAAGAACAACAAATATTAAtggatgaaaaaaaaaaaattaaagataTAGAAGATAAGGTAGTTCTAGAAGAAattaaacaaaatgatgatttaataaaagctgaaaaaaaaagacaacaattattaattaaacatcaacaacaatatattcataatcAATCTGTACCTTTAAGATTTTATCTaatcaaaaatattttaccAATATTAACAGATgctttaatatatatatgtaaaacTAAGCCAAAAAATCCATGTTTGCATATAGCACAATATTTATTAGAAAATGCTCACAAGTATAATATCGAGGAACCTAACCTTGAAAACTTGCAGCCTGAAAAGGAAGACGAAGATAACCAACTAGCTGAAAAACCAAAGGatgaaaaatga
- a CDS encoding hypothetical protein (conserved Plasmodium protein, unknown function): MNMNIIYKNKFLNKLTLKNKGMFLKNNMCIFKNDGNYKTNFIYRKKEKDIKKYENNSYSLKKERYNIEYFNDKNNKQRGYMFIQKKLLSSQKKTDNILKGKRSVYIINSFLFICGCLISLYSIFVYDFFFNRFFQICSNVFFLLFHLTKKSVNIVASLFHLLFVCFQVGVLFKKMKD; encoded by the coding sequence atgaatatgaacattatatataagaacaaatttttaaataagctcacattaaaaaataagggAATGTTCCTGAAGAAtaatatgtgtatatttaaaaatgatggaaattataaaacaaattttatatataggaagaaggaaaaagatataaaaaagtatGAAAATAATTCCTATTCGttgaaaaaagaaagatataatattgaatatttcaatgacaaaaataataaacaaagAGGATACATGTtcatacaaaaaaaattattatcgTCTCAGAAAAAAActgataatatattaaaaggCAAAAGAagtgtatatattataaatagCTTTCTTTTCATATGTGGATGTCTGATTTCTTTATATAgtatatttgtatatgattttttttttaatagattttttcaaatatgttcaaatgtatttttcttattatttcatCTTACTAAGAAAAGTGTTAATATTGTAGCTTctttatttcatttattatttgtttgtttCCAAGTTGGTGTTTTATTCAAGAAAATGAAAGATTAA
- a CDS encoding hypothetical protein (conserved Plasmodium protein, unknown function), which translates to MKFNIFESKNIYNIKNKVINLKERYISFQRSVVNNNNVIKKETPKFERKPLGSYPIPPEAEMMWRNRHTAYGGYIQQTISPFQQKIMYPFWHMALARWWAKFSSYLWWWIWPFAITNLILYKMFYDAKKYVKEKHWY; encoded by the coding sequence atgaaattcaatatatttgaGAGTAAGAAcatatacaatataaagAACAAAGTAATAAACTTAAAGGAAAGATATATAAGCTTTCAAAGAAGTGtagtaaataataataatgtaataaaaaaagaaaccCCTAAATTTGAACGAAAGCCTTTAGGGTCTTATCCGATACCCCCTGAAGCAGAAATGATGTGGAGAAATAGACATACAGCATATGGTGGATATATTCAACAAACCATATCACCATTtcaacaaaaaattatgtacCCTTTCTGGCATATGGCTTTAGCTAGATGGTGGGCAAAATTCTCTTCATATTTATGGTGGTGGATATGGCCATTTGCCATAacaaatttaattttatataaaatgttttatgATGCTAAGAAATAtgtaaaagaaaaacattGGTATTGA
- a CDS encoding hypothetical protein (conserved Plasmodium protein, unknown function), with product MNFLNLFKNEKKNDQLSNVNEDINEEEKQKELSALDLNNNMNNGNNNDEQINDDENINGYDNSILPTNGNDSQQEINNLNMNEFNENNKSDINYASQNLGNLDKEIKNNDNDNNTAQYFNHVTNNNINIDENNDFNNNFINGKNYSSQMASCTFLPEQNNITLTNQNGKEINPNFNNFPSGTINDNNNIMSIYEHAENNEKKKKQKIKNHCINKMSNVNMNKEEYIYNTIKYNYNNKNINMNKINDNYSNDPNSIQHIQKKKNILNNNSNITQSYKKKKKNILTDHVNIHMYENMKGNKSEMMNLPNMGQYDSYENYTEFANVMNKNIFNNRNENNDLLQNGYMNNFMGPKGINIDEIFMTHFLENDNFMDYEFLKSLDNSYNVNSNYVKNKIKKENMKSGQNGKDDYNDDNNDDNNDDNNDDNNDDVNSDNNNNNRNNSSDDNSDDVNDEKKTDEYYYEKTLNFLNKEFDSNDITNYNDRNIIEKTPYYKLINFEKKLATERKRVLNYYNQDKKQIYSNTIGKDKQFSHIFFNNEKYYDTKEILAYLLPYHTYYLDEVRIDSYEEDENLSIQLDEEIKNIEEHIYKIKDSFYNLTNPSIAWSFNKIINRTTSQFNEKKSNTKEVVDL from the exons atgaattttttaaacTTGTTTAAgaatgaaaagaaaaatgatCAGTTGTCAAATGTAAACgaagatataaatgaagaagaaaaacaaaaagaattatCTGCATTggatttaaataataatatgaataatggaaacaataatgatgaacaaattaatgatgatgaaaatataaatggtTATGATAATTCCATTTTACCAACAAATGGAAATGATAGTCAACAGGAAATAAATAATCTTAATATGAATGAGTTTAACgagaataataaaagtgaTATAAATTATGCTTCTCAAAACTTGGGAAACCTAGATAAAgagataaaaaataatgataatgataataatactgcacaatattttaatcatgtaacaaataataatataaacattgACGAAAATAACgattttaataataattttattaatggTAAAAATTATTCGAGCCAAATGGCTAGCTGCACATTTTTACCTGAACagaataatattacattaACAAATCAAAATGGAAAGGAGATAAATCcaaattttaataatttccCAAGTGGTACAATTaatgacaataataatattatgtcAATTTATGAACATGCTGAgaataatgaaaagaaaaagaaacaaaaaataaaaaatcatTGTATTAATAAGATGTCTAATGTTAATATGAATAAGGAAgagtatatatataatacgataaaatataattataataataaaaatataaatatgaataaaataaatgataattataGTAATGACCCCAATTCCATACAacatatacaaaaaaaaaaaaatattttgaataataatagtaatataaCACAATcgtataaaaaaaaaaaaaaaaatatattaaccGATCATGTGaatattcatatgtatGAAAACATGAAAGGAAATAAATCAGAAATGATGAATCTACCAAATATGGGACAATATGATtcatatgaaaattatacaGAGTTCGCAAATGTAATGAAcaaaaacatttttaacaataggaatgaaaataatgatttattacaaaatggttatatgaataattttatgGGACCAAAGGGTATAAATATTgatgaaatatttatgacGCATTTTTTGgaaaatgataattttaTGGATTATGAGTTTTTGAAAAGTTTGgataattcatataatgttaatagtaattatgttaaaaataaaattaaaaaggaaaatatgaaaagtGGACAGAATGGTAAAGATGATTATAATGATGACAATAATGATGacaataatgatgataataatgatgataataatgatgatgtTAATAGtgacaataataataataataggaACAATAGTAGTGACGATAATAGTGATGATGttaatgatgaaaaaaaaacagatgaatattattatgaaaagACTTTAAATTTTCTTAATAAAGAATTTGACAGCAATGatataacaaattataatgatagaaatattatagaaaaaaCACCATATTACAAACTAATAAActttgaaaaaaaattagcTACTGAACGTAAGAGAgtattaaattattataaccaagataaaaaacaaatttatTCAAATACTATTGGTAAAGATAAACAATtttcacatatattttttaataatgagaaatattatgataCTAAAGAAATATTGGCTTATTTGCTTCCATATCATACATATTACTTGGATGAGGTTCGAATAGATTCGTATGAGGAAGATGAAAATTTATCAATACAATTAGATGAAGAAATCAAAAATATTGAGGAgcatatttataaaatcaAGGATTCCTTTTACAACCTAACAAATCCATCaata GCATGGAGttttaacaaaataatCAATCGAACAACTAGCCAAtttaatgaaaagaaaTCGAACACTAAAGAGGTTGTGGATTtatga
- a CDS encoding activator of Hsp90 ATPase, putative encodes MSGSVWNSNSWHWEERNYNKWAESYIKYNLSNLKIEKEDLTIYFDNLQVSGNACVSIRKGKQINSFEYVIKFEWLYSKKKEGKDYFGGSVEIPDFSTFSLEENDYAINIERTDESENLRFIYDSVLKKEGKEKIKECLKNFQEDLLKHDKNESNKELKIKEEEKTKLENIKICNEKKTEEENKSNQNINNNINDEKKEGSVWNINNYHWEEKCLTKWAIEELQNIFNKSIIELSNNIFLQFFSCDVEGEASSSLRKKKKILMYDLKITSEWKAYQKNKNQQIEIESKGHVSINDILSDFSSDDNTKYSYYFIFDNKTNEYNQINDVIKLEGPNKINQIIDDFILKMREK; translated from the exons ATGTCAGGATCGGTATGGAATAGTAATAGCTGGCACTG GGAAGAAAGAAATTACAATAAATGGGCTGAATcttacataaaatataatttaagCAATTTGAAAATTGAAAAAGAAGATTTAACAATTTATTTCGATAATCTACAAGTTTCAGGAAAT GCTTGTGTTTCCATAAGAAAGGGGAAACAAATTAATTCTTTTgaatatgttataaaatttGAATGGctatattcaaaaaaaaaagaaggtAAAGATTATTTTGGTGGTTCGGTTGAAATTCCGGATTTTTCTACATTTTCTTTAGAG GAAAATGATTATGCTATAAATATTGAGCGAACAGATGAATCCGAAAACTTaagatttatatatgatagcgtattaaaaaaggaaggcaaggaaaaaattaaagagtgtttaaaaaatttcCAGGAGGATTTGTTAAAGCAcgataaaaatgaat CTAATAAGGAgttaaaaattaaagagGAAGAAAAAACTAAATTagagaatataaaaatatgcaATGAGAAGAAAACggaagaagaaaataaaagtaatcaaaatataaataataatataaatgatgaaaaaaaagaaggtTCAGTTTggaatataaataattatcattGGGAAGAGAAATGTTTAACAAAGTGGGCTATAGAAgaattacaaaatatttttaataagaGTATTATAGAATTAAGCaacaatatttttcttcaatttttttcttgtgACGTTGAAGGAGAAGCTTCATCAAgtttaagaaaaaaaaaaaaaatcttaATGTATGATTTGAAAATTACTAGTGAATGGAAAGcttatcaaaaaaataaaaatcaaCAAATAGAAATAGAAAGCAAGGGACATGTAAgtataaatgatatattgtctgatttttcttctgatgataatacaaaatattcgtactattttattttcgataataaaacaaatgaatataatcaaataaatgatgtaataaaattagaaggaccaaataaaataaaccAAATTATTGatgattttattttaaaaatgcgagaaaaataa
- a CDS encoding glutaredoxin 1, putative, with the protein MAGTSEAVKKWVNKIIEENIIAVFAKTECPYCIKAISILKGYNLNSNMHVENIEKNPDMANIQAYLKELTGKSSVPRIFINKDVVGGCDDLVKENDEGKLKERLQKLGLVN; encoded by the exons atggCTGGTACAAGTGAAGCAGTTAAAAAATGGgtaaacaaaataatagaaGAGAACATCATTGCTGTATTTGCAAAAAC GGAATGCCCATATTGTATTAAGGCAATTTCAATTTTGAAGGGTTACAACCTTAACAGCAATAtg CATGTAGAAAACATTGAGAAAAATCCAGATATGGCTAATATTCAAGCATACTTAAAAGAATTAACAG GTAAAAGTAGTGTACCTAGAATATTCATCAATAAGGACGTTGTCGGCGGATGTGATGATTTA gttaaagaaaatgatgaagGAAAGCTAAAAGAAAGACTACAAAAATTGGGATTAGTCAATtga
- a CDS encoding FAD-dependent glycerol-3-phosphate dehydrogenase, putative translates to MIKKVAICSGTLGILSYGGFYFLKINFQKNMIDKDVTYKYRPCIKRNEMIKKLQENQYDLLIIGGGATGAGLALDAATRGLKCALVEKNDFSSGTSSKSTKLLHGGIRYLENAVNNLDFTELYFVWEALAERAHTMKIAPYLSRPVSILMPIYKYWQVPYFSYNIKIYDLLADLVCYFDKGVPNSLYIRKSNTIDNFPLLRKDKLKGSLIYFDGQHDDSRMNLNLILTSAIDDYVPGQIGATVCNHMEVKNFIKDENNKLVGVRAIDKINDKEIEIFSKVIINATGPYGDIIRKLADENRKPMIQVSVGCHFILPKWYSTKNNGMIIPKTSDDRVLFLLPWENNTLVGTTDEKRIMQDDPKIQEKDIEFLTNELSKYIHVSAEEIKNDITAAWCGFRPLISKNNNKKSKFSSNKKKNNNNNINSSSSSNNNNFDDEQNNNNNNNIGTHEISRSHEIIEDDNGLISILGGKWTIYRKMAQDTLDYILCKYPNELKTKYNCRTKFLKLIGCHDKYGIFNEDDLTFGCSKLSKTLVNKYPQIDFQTANHLVSNYGYLSENVCELAKELNMFNKIDSTKPYIEAEIIYATRYEFANTISDIIGRRFRLGFIDSQVSNKVIDKIAQLLKNELTWNTEQLNKNVKEAKDYINSLSLKDTP, encoded by the coding sequence ATGATTAAAAAAGTTGCTATTTGTAGTGGGACCTTGGGTATTTTATCCTATGGAGggttttattttttaaaaataaattttcaAAAGAATATGATAGATAAAGATGTgacatataaatataggCCTTGTATAAAAAGAAACGAAATGATTAAGAAGCTACAAGAAAATCaatatgatttattaataatagGAGGAGGAGCTACAGGTGCTGGTTTGGCCTTAGATGCAGCTACAAGAGGATTAAAATGTGCTTTAGTAGAAAAGAATGATTTTTCAAGTGGTACCTCTTCTAAGTCTACTAAATTATTACATGGTGGTATAAGATATTTAGAAAATGCAGTAAATAATTTAGATTTTACagaattatattttgtatgGGAAGCATTAGCAGAAAGAGCACATACAATGAAAATAGCACCATATTTATCAAGACCAGTATCTATTTTAATGcctatatataaatattggCAAGTACcttatttttcttataatattaagatatatgatttattagCTGATCTTGTTTGTTATTTTGATAAGGGTGTACctaattctttatatattagaaaatCGAATACTATCGATAATTTTCCATTATTAAGAAAAGATAAATTGAAAGGAtctttaatttattttgatGGGCAACACGATGATAGTAGAAtgaatttaaatttaatattgaCTAGTGCTATTGATGATTATGTACCTGGACAAATAGGAGCTACTGTATGTAATCATATGGAAgttaaaaattttataaaagatgaaaataataaactTGTTGGTGTACGTGCCATAGATAAAATTAATGATAAAGAAATTGAAATATTCTCTAAGGTTATTATTAATGCTACTGGTCCATATGGTGATATCATACGTAAACTAGCCGATGAAAATAGAAAACCCATGATACAAGTTTCTGTTGGATGCCATTTCATATTACCAAAATGGTATTctacaaaaaataatggaATGATAATACCTAAAACTAGTGATGATAGGGTACTTTTCTTACTACCCTGGGAAAATAATACTTTAGTAGGTACTACTGatgaaaaaagaataatgCAAGATGATCCGAAGATACAAGAAAAGGATATCGAATTCTTAACAAATGAACTatctaaatatattcatgtAAGTGCagaagaaattaaaaatgatataacCGCTGCATGGTGTGGTTTTAGACCTCtaatttcaaaaaataataataaaaaaagtaaattttcttcaaacaaaaagaaaaataataacaacaatattaatagtagtagtagtagtaataataacaattttgatgatgaacaaaataataataataataataatataggTACACATGAAATATCAAGAAGTCATGAAATTATAGAAGATGATAATGGTCTTATCAGTATATTAGGTGGCAAATGGActatatatagaaaaatgGCACAAGACACCTTagattatattttatgtaaatatCCAAATGAActaaaaacaaaatataattgtCGAACTAAGTTTTTAAAACTTATAGGTTGTCATGATAAATATGGTATCTTTAATGAAGATGATTTAACTTTTGGTTGTAGTAAATTAAGTAAAACACTTGTTAATAAATATCCACAAATAGATTTTCAAACAGCAAATCATTTAGTTTCTAATTATGGTTATTTATCGGAAAATGTATGTGAACTAGCCaaagaattaaatatgTTCAATAAAATAGATTCTACCAAACCATATATAGAAGCTGAAATTATTTATGCAACCAGATATGAATTTGCTAATACCATATCAGATATTATTGGAAGAAGATTCAGATTAGGTTTTATTGATTCTCAAGTATCCAATAAAGTTATTGATAAAATAGCTCAACTATtgaaaaatgaattaaCATGGAATACCGAACAacttaataaaaatgtaaaagaAGCTAAAGATTACATAAACTCTTTATCCCTAAAAGATACGCCataa